A window from Opitutia bacterium ISCC 52 encodes these proteins:
- a CDS encoding cyclic nucleotide-binding domain-containing protein, which produces MAKSPSNDVQSDPKVKTENKLSDLRKLPAFKGITVDAMNKLLETASKRLVSGGDYVFRENEPASSLVIFSEGLAVEFKRAGEVDCLLTYYAAPAVLGESSFLESSCRSRSLYANEDCWVTEIDNHHLQALMELSPEQYEVLFANLGKELGRKLSTMNEKLNQAEESFLIRESSLNWDQY; this is translated from the coding sequence ATGGCAAAATCTCCCTCTAATGACGTCCAAAGTGATCCTAAGGTAAAGACAGAAAACAAGCTGTCGGACCTTAGGAAGCTTCCTGCATTCAAAGGAATCACGGTAGATGCTATGAATAAGCTGCTGGAGACAGCTTCCAAACGCTTGGTTTCTGGAGGTGATTATGTATTTCGGGAGAATGAACCGGCCTCCAGTCTGGTCATTTTTAGTGAAGGACTGGCTGTTGAGTTTAAGCGGGCAGGGGAAGTCGATTGTCTGCTGACTTATTACGCGGCTCCGGCTGTTTTGGGTGAATCGAGTTTTTTGGAAAGCAGCTGTAGAAGTAGATCGCTATACGCAAATGAAGATTGTTGGGTAACGGAGATTGATAATCATCATCTTCAAGCTCTCATGGAATTATCTCCTGAACAATATGAAGTGCTATTTGCGAACTTGGGCAAAGAACTTGGGCGCAAATTATCGACGATGAATGAGAAGCTCAACCAGGCTGAAGAATCCTTTTTGATTCGAGAGTCATCGCTTAATTGGGACCAGTATTAG
- a CDS encoding DUF4870 domain-containing protein: protein MGMLCHLLALTAFLTAGAGAIVGPLVIWLIKKDSDPYVDQQGKESLNFQISVAIYSIVAGLLIFAAIGIFLLPLIALGWLILTIFGTVKASKGEVWQYPLTIRLIK from the coding sequence ATGGGAATGCTCTGTCATTTATTAGCTCTCACAGCATTTCTTACAGCAGGCGCTGGAGCAATCGTTGGTCCTCTGGTTATTTGGCTCATCAAAAAAGACAGTGATCCCTATGTAGATCAACAGGGAAAGGAATCTCTCAACTTTCAAATTTCAGTAGCCATATACTCAATCGTTGCAGGGCTTCTTATTTTTGCAGCCATTGGAATATTCTTACTTCCATTAATCGCCTTAGGGTGGCTCATTCTCACCATCTTTGGGACGGTTAAAGCCAGCAAAGGTGAAGTGTGGCAATATCCGCTTACAATCCGCCTTATCAAATAA
- a CDS encoding class I SAM-dependent methyltransferase: protein MAKNPVESIARSYFESKQVVDHYFMESHRVGLWQSESRLFQSSFGKNDQILDLGCGTGLIAFGLENLGFTSVSGADYSSGMVAGAKQIGDSLGSKLSFIEADARCLPWQAGEFDGVIFGFNGFFMIPGHEERLKALQEIHRVLKPGGHFLFTGHDRELSNQRDHWLGKEVELPAAGGHSGDTEFGDVVSKTELGTMYIHSTSTEIVERMLLEHGFEKVDTWLRSELGNESALVRNFSDECRFWAASKMTH, encoded by the coding sequence ATGGCCAAAAACCCCGTCGAATCTATTGCTAGAAGCTACTTTGAAAGCAAACAGGTGGTTGATCATTATTTTATGGAAAGTCATCGGGTGGGGCTTTGGCAATCTGAGAGCAGACTCTTTCAGTCTAGCTTCGGAAAAAATGACCAGATTCTTGATCTTGGATGTGGAACAGGCCTGATTGCTTTTGGTTTAGAAAACCTCGGATTTACTTCTGTGTCCGGAGCCGATTATTCCTCAGGAATGGTCGCAGGTGCGAAACAGATTGGGGATAGTCTCGGATCGAAACTCTCGTTTATAGAGGCAGATGCCCGCTGTCTACCGTGGCAAGCTGGTGAATTCGATGGAGTGATTTTCGGATTCAATGGCTTTTTTATGATTCCTGGGCACGAAGAACGTCTGAAAGCTTTGCAAGAGATTCATCGAGTTTTGAAGCCCGGTGGACACTTCTTGTTTACGGGCCATGATCGAGAGTTGAGCAACCAACGAGATCATTGGCTGGGTAAGGAGGTCGAGCTCCCAGCGGCTGGAGGGCACAGTGGAGATACAGAATTTGGTGACGTTGTATCCAAGACAGAGCTGGGAACTATGTATATTCATTCCACTTCGACGGAAATCGTTGAGCGCATGCTGCTGGAGCACGGATTTGAAAAAGTAGATACCTGGCTTCGGTCTGAGTTGGGTAATGAATCTGCGTTGGTTCGAAACTTTTCTGATGAATGCCGTTTTTGGGCGGCATCAAAGATGACCCACTGA
- the rplU gene encoding 50S ribosomal protein L21: protein MKATIRTQGRQFTVTEGDILTVNQYRDTEAGSDVEINEVLAVGEGENAVFGAPLVDGASVSAKVLENKRGKKVTVYKKKRRKGFEKKRGHRQELSVIQIESIKTA, encoded by the coding sequence ATGAAGGCAACCATACGCACACAAGGCAGACAGTTCACTGTTACTGAAGGAGACATCCTCACTGTGAACCAGTATCGCGATACTGAAGCCGGCTCCGATGTCGAAATCAATGAAGTTTTGGCCGTAGGCGAAGGCGAAAACGCCGTTTTCGGCGCCCCTCTCGTAGACGGAGCTTCCGTATCGGCTAAGGTGCTTGAAAACAAGCGCGGCAAAAAAGTCACCGTTTACAAAAAGAAACGCCGTAAGGGTTTCGAAAAGAAACGTGGCCACCGCCAAGAACTTTCTGTCATCCAGATCGAATCCATTAAAACTGCTTAA
- the rpmA gene encoding 50S ribosomal protein L27, protein MAHKKGQGTSRNGRDSNPKMLGVKKYDGEHVLAGNIIMRQRGTKYHPGRNIGMGKDFTLFALKEGKVKFDKAHRKISIITEAA, encoded by the coding sequence ATGGCACACAAAAAAGGACAAGGAACTTCCAGAAACGGACGCGACAGCAACCCCAAGATGCTTGGGGTCAAAAAGTACGATGGTGAACACGTGCTTGCTGGAAACATCATCATGCGCCAACGCGGAACTAAATATCACCCAGGCCGTAACATCGGAATGGGCAAAGACTTCACACTCTTTGCTTTGAAAGAAGGAAAAGTGAAGTTCGATAAAGCGCATCGTAAAATAAGTATAATAACTGAGGCTGCCTAA
- a CDS encoding Gfo/Idh/MocA family oxidoreductase: MANSSLRIGIIGAGGNTRLRHIPGFQAIDNVDVVSVCNRSEASGKQVADEFGIPKVLTDWREIIDDPEIDAVMIGTWPNMHMEATVAALQAGKHVLTEARMARNLEEAESMLAVSKDYPELVAQVVPSPFTLAFDKTITRMIEDGDLGLLYEVFVEFSNGTLADPRAAFSWRLDHELSGVNTLFSGIMHEAVLRWVQTDPEWVIADGLISTMARKDPGTDQLKTVLIPDNISVMARYPQGFKATYLFSAISSSVQRSEVRIAGTAGALHLDLSSNKLFFSATDSNQYDEVEIKDEDRDDWKVEQDFVDSIRDGKPVTLTDFETGLRYMKFSQAAWDSWTDGSKKVWL, encoded by the coding sequence ATGGCTAATTCATCCTTACGCATTGGTATTATTGGAGCCGGTGGAAATACGCGGCTTCGTCACATTCCCGGATTTCAAGCAATCGACAACGTGGATGTTGTCTCTGTTTGCAACCGAAGTGAGGCCTCGGGCAAGCAAGTGGCAGACGAATTTGGGATTCCCAAAGTTCTCACCGACTGGCGAGAAATAATTGATGATCCTGAGATCGATGCTGTTATGATTGGCACCTGGCCCAATATGCACATGGAGGCGACCGTGGCAGCTCTACAAGCAGGGAAACATGTACTCACTGAAGCTCGCATGGCGCGGAACCTGGAAGAGGCAGAAAGTATGCTGGCCGTCTCGAAGGATTATCCTGAATTAGTAGCTCAGGTGGTACCCTCTCCCTTTACCTTGGCTTTCGACAAGACCATTACACGGATGATCGAGGATGGCGACCTCGGTTTGCTGTATGAGGTATTCGTGGAATTTAGCAATGGTACGCTGGCTGATCCGCGTGCTGCATTTAGTTGGCGGCTTGATCACGAGTTAAGTGGAGTAAATACGCTTTTTTCGGGAATCATGCACGAGGCTGTTCTCCGTTGGGTGCAAACGGATCCTGAGTGGGTAATTGCCGATGGCTTGATTAGCACCATGGCTCGTAAGGACCCTGGCACGGATCAGCTTAAGACGGTTCTGATCCCTGACAATATTTCGGTCATGGCACGCTACCCTCAGGGGTTCAAGGCCACTTACCTGTTTTCTGCGATCAGTTCGAGCGTACAGCGTAGTGAAGTTCGTATTGCTGGTACGGCCGGAGCATTACATTTGGATTTATCCTCTAATAAGCTCTTCTTCTCAGCTACTGACAGCAACCAGTATGACGAAGTGGAAATTAAGGATGAGGATCGGGATGACTGGAAAGTGGAGCAGGATTTTGTCGATTCCATCAGGGATGGGAAACCCGTTACTCTGACCGACTTTGAGACAGGACTCCGCTATATGAAATTCAGCCAAGCTGCCTGGGATTCTTGGACAGATGGATCGAAGAAGGTCTGGCTTTAA
- a CDS encoding YggU family protein, with translation MVGELSQRSMTRPSVSLSIKVVPNASRTEITGWLGDDLKVRVQAPPEDGKANAMLLKHLAKQLKCPRKQIFLESGEFSPQKRIRIEGLDRAHILSTLGISDHHG, from the coding sequence ATGGTTGGGGAGTTATCCCAACGAAGTATGACGCGACCGAGCGTTTCGCTGAGTATCAAGGTGGTTCCTAACGCTTCGCGGACCGAAATAACGGGTTGGTTGGGAGACGATTTAAAAGTTCGTGTTCAAGCTCCTCCGGAAGACGGAAAGGCAAATGCGATGCTTTTGAAGCATCTCGCGAAACAATTAAAGTGTCCCCGTAAGCAAATTTTTCTGGAATCCGGAGAGTTTTCGCCTCAGAAACGCATACGAATAGAGGGCTTAGATCGAGCCCACATATTATCAACCCTAGGTATCTCAGATCATCATGGCTAA
- the pheA gene encoding prephenate dehydratase → MSLEEHRKRIDELDQQIIKLINERTGEAVKIGKEKAASGKAVFDAKREAQVFEKVVSLNEGPIGNAALRGIYREIMSGNYALQQSVRIAYLGPKATFTHQAAVKQFGNSMEYRPMTTINDVFAEVDKGEADYGVIPIENSAEGVVFHSLHSFDILVGSDLKIVAQTFLPITHHLISNSKLEDIKKVYSKDQAIAQCRGWLRRHVPHAETMDVSSTSEAVAIAAEEEGAAAIASELAAQEHGVPIVGEGIQDMNNNETRFLVIGRESACPGPVGDGKDKTSLVLSIPDKAGNLQRCLEPFSRRNINLVKIESRPSRVKAWEYWFFVDVLGHIEDEPIQQVIAELEKVCPVVKWLGSYPNEV, encoded by the coding sequence ATGAGTCTTGAAGAACACAGAAAGCGTATTGATGAGTTGGATCAGCAGATCATCAAGTTGATCAACGAACGTACTGGTGAAGCGGTAAAGATAGGCAAAGAGAAGGCTGCCTCTGGAAAAGCAGTCTTCGATGCCAAGCGCGAGGCTCAGGTATTCGAAAAGGTGGTCTCCTTAAATGAAGGTCCGATTGGTAATGCCGCTTTGAGAGGGATTTACCGAGAGATCATGTCGGGAAATTATGCGCTTCAACAATCTGTTCGTATCGCATATCTCGGTCCGAAAGCCACTTTCACGCACCAGGCTGCGGTTAAGCAGTTTGGCAACAGCATGGAGTATCGACCCATGACGACGATCAATGACGTATTTGCTGAGGTCGATAAGGGGGAAGCTGATTATGGCGTGATTCCCATTGAGAACTCAGCGGAAGGCGTTGTGTTTCATTCACTCCATTCATTCGACATTCTGGTTGGATCAGATCTGAAGATAGTCGCACAGACGTTTCTCCCCATAACGCACCATCTGATTTCGAATTCGAAATTGGAGGATATCAAAAAAGTTTACTCCAAAGACCAGGCCATCGCTCAGTGCCGTGGCTGGTTGCGTCGCCATGTTCCTCATGCTGAGACCATGGATGTTTCGTCTACCTCAGAAGCAGTTGCCATTGCTGCTGAAGAAGAAGGAGCTGCTGCAATCGCAAGTGAATTAGCTGCTCAAGAGCACGGAGTGCCTATTGTGGGTGAAGGGATTCAGGACATGAACAATAATGAGACGCGCTTCTTGGTTATTGGTCGCGAGAGTGCTTGCCCTGGACCGGTGGGCGACGGGAAGGATAAAACGAGTCTTGTTCTTTCAATTCCGGACAAGGCAGGGAATTTGCAGCGTTGTTTGGAGCCATTTAGCCGGCGGAACATAAACCTGGTAAAAATCGAGTCGCGTCCGTCGCGAGTGAAGGCGTGGGAGTATTGGTTTTTTGTAGATGTCTTGGGGCATATTGAAGACGAACCCATTCAGCAGGTCATTGCAGAGTTGGAAAAGGTTTGTCCTGTCGTCAAATGGTTGGGGAGTTATCCCAACGAAGTATGA
- the scpB gene encoding SMC-Scp complex subunit ScpB: MTEVVTQFNLGNVLDALLFSTSEPLSIKDIQAVISRFHDQAEKIRGKVPEGGDSTLESHLPFPLELIDDVPALITSTQIREAIDQLNQQLSDREGVYKIQETNQGFRLVVKSDHGFWVRLLREDPKPMRLSQPAMETLSIIAYRQPVVRSEMESIRGVSVDSSLQKLVEYELVYVVGRAELPGRPVQYGTTDKFLEFVGVTSLDELPSTDVLSTQQLDAWINQAEEPEHLGDADVGLPSNDEDNVENQEAHLTTDEDQEELDLNSPDDPIYEFESNTPEASALEEDPPEESDDEETKPAER; this comes from the coding sequence ATGACTGAAGTCGTAACCCAGTTCAATCTAGGCAACGTTTTAGATGCGCTGCTCTTTTCTACCTCCGAGCCGCTGAGCATCAAAGATATCCAAGCGGTGATCTCTCGATTTCACGATCAGGCAGAGAAAATCCGAGGCAAGGTACCTGAAGGAGGGGACTCAACATTGGAGAGTCATCTGCCATTTCCGTTAGAGTTAATCGATGATGTTCCGGCATTGATCACGAGCACTCAAATTCGGGAGGCGATTGACCAGCTGAATCAGCAATTATCTGACCGGGAAGGGGTCTATAAAATTCAGGAGACAAATCAAGGGTTTCGGCTGGTTGTAAAATCGGATCACGGATTTTGGGTACGCCTTTTGCGTGAAGACCCGAAACCAATGCGGCTAAGCCAACCTGCGATGGAAACCTTATCCATCATCGCCTACCGCCAACCGGTAGTGCGCTCAGAAATGGAATCGATCCGTGGGGTGTCTGTGGACAGCTCTTTGCAGAAGCTGGTTGAGTATGAGTTGGTCTACGTGGTTGGCCGTGCCGAGTTACCTGGCAGACCCGTTCAGTATGGGACGACGGATAAGTTCCTGGAATTTGTAGGTGTAACAAGCCTGGATGAGCTACCCAGTACGGACGTCCTTTCTACTCAGCAGTTGGATGCCTGGATAAATCAAGCGGAAGAACCTGAACATCTTGGAGATGCGGATGTAGGTCTGCCATCCAATGATGAAGATAATGTTGAAAACCAGGAAGCCCATTTGACCACCGACGAAGATCAGGAAGAGCTTGATTTGAATTCTCCTGATGATCCCATCTACGAATTCGAATCGAACACACCTGAAGCATCTGCACTTGAAGAAGATCCTCCTGAAGAATCTGACGACGAAGAAACAAAACCGGCAGAACGCTAA
- the ilvD gene encoding dihydroxy-acid dehydratase, with product MPESQVKSISNLNLVLALNQSSSDNTSRPFSSQVVDGDHRAPNRSMLRAVGFGDEDFKKPQVGIASTWSMVTPCNMHINDLAKEALRGSNDAGGKGVEFNTITVSDGISMGTKGMRYSLVSREVIADSIETVVCAEGMDGFVAIGGCDKNMPACMMAIARINRPAVFVYGGTIMPGFHKEEPIDIVSIFEAVGKHARKEIDDAELKQIECNAIPGPGSCGGMYTANTMASAIEALGMSLPNSSAQAAISDAKKMDCYDAGVAVVNLVNKGVKPRDILTRKSFENAIITCTALGGSTNLVLHLLAIAHSAEIDLSIDDFAKIGEGVPLLCDVKPFGRYTMSELIKIGGIRPLMKMLLDRGLLHGDCMTVSGLTMAESLKDVEPYAEGQDIVREWDNPIKTETHLRILKGNLAPTGAVGKITGKEGLHFKGTAKVYEGEEDALQGILRGDVVKGNIVVIRNEGPVGGPGMREMLSPTSAVAGRGLIMDVALITDGRFSGGSHGFDVGHITPEAALGGPIGIVKDGDEIEIDAKKNTIQLLISDDDYESRMENYQPSGCPEKRGILAKYAKTVTSASFGAVTDKDL from the coding sequence ATGCCAGAATCGCAGGTCAAAAGCATTTCGAACCTTAACTTAGTACTAGCTTTGAATCAGTCCAGTTCAGATAACACAAGTCGCCCTTTTTCCTCTCAAGTAGTAGATGGGGATCACCGCGCTCCAAATCGCTCCATGCTACGGGCAGTAGGTTTCGGAGATGAAGATTTCAAGAAACCTCAAGTAGGCATCGCTTCCACCTGGAGTATGGTCACTCCGTGCAACATGCACATTAACGATCTCGCCAAAGAAGCACTGCGAGGTTCGAACGATGCGGGCGGAAAAGGAGTGGAGTTTAATACTATCACTGTATCTGACGGTATTTCCATGGGAACGAAGGGCATGCGTTACTCTCTCGTATCTAGAGAGGTCATTGCCGACTCCATCGAAACCGTGGTTTGCGCTGAAGGCATGGATGGCTTTGTCGCTATTGGAGGCTGTGATAAGAATATGCCGGCTTGCATGATGGCTATTGCACGTATCAACCGACCTGCAGTCTTTGTTTACGGCGGTACTATTATGCCGGGTTTCCATAAAGAGGAGCCGATCGACATCGTCAGCATTTTCGAAGCAGTAGGAAAACATGCCCGCAAAGAAATCGATGATGCCGAATTAAAGCAGATTGAATGTAATGCAATTCCTGGTCCCGGATCCTGCGGTGGCATGTATACGGCCAATACCATGGCATCTGCCATTGAAGCTCTGGGTATGAGTTTACCAAACAGTTCTGCTCAGGCAGCTATATCCGACGCCAAAAAAATGGATTGTTACGATGCCGGAGTTGCCGTGGTAAATCTGGTTAATAAAGGGGTCAAACCTCGAGACATTCTAACGCGGAAGTCTTTTGAGAATGCTATCATCACTTGCACAGCGCTCGGTGGTTCAACCAATTTGGTTCTCCACCTTCTAGCAATCGCCCACTCAGCAGAAATCGATTTATCCATCGATGACTTCGCAAAAATCGGTGAAGGGGTTCCCTTACTCTGCGATGTGAAACCTTTTGGACGTTATACGATGTCCGAGCTCATTAAGATTGGTGGCATTCGTCCGCTCATGAAAATGCTCTTGGATCGCGGCCTTTTGCATGGGGATTGCATGACTGTTTCCGGACTAACTATGGCTGAATCGCTAAAGGATGTTGAGCCTTACGCAGAAGGACAGGATATCGTTCGTGAATGGGATAACCCCATAAAAACAGAAACTCACTTGCGCATTCTAAAAGGTAATCTGGCACCCACCGGGGCTGTCGGTAAAATCACAGGCAAGGAAGGGCTCCATTTTAAAGGAACTGCCAAAGTTTACGAAGGCGAAGAAGATGCCCTGCAAGGCATTCTTCGTGGTGACGTTGTCAAAGGAAACATCGTCGTTATCCGCAACGAGGGCCCGGTTGGAGGACCTGGCATGCGCGAGATGCTTTCCCCCACTTCGGCCGTAGCTGGTAGAGGACTCATAATGGATGTCGCATTGATAACTGATGGTCGATTCTCTGGTGGCAGCCACGGATTTGATGTGGGACACATAACACCTGAAGCCGCACTAGGCGGGCCCATTGGCATTGTGAAAGATGGCGACGAAATCGAAATCGATGCCAAGAAAAACACGATACAGTTGCTCATCTCGGATGATGATTACGAATCCCGCATGGAAAACTACCAACCCTCCGGTTGCCCGGAGAAGCGTGGCATTCTGGCAAAATATGCCAAAACCGTGACTTCTGCGTCCTTTGGAGCGGTTACAGATAAGGATCTGTAA
- a CDS encoding glucose-6-phosphate isomerase: MSWSRFKQHYYHNTDLGLALDISRMDFSDDFFESMESRIQKAYADMDALEKGSIANPDEDRMVGHYWLRAPELAPFEDISEEISSTLESIKFFAGKVHDGTIEGQTGAFQNCLVIGIGGSALGPQFVAEALGDPDGDQLALFFFDNTDPDGIDRTLANLGTELGQTLCVVISKSGGTPETRNGMLEAQRAYREAELDFSKHAIAITGAESKLDKVATEENWIQRFPMWDWVGGRTSELAAVGLIPAALQGLDIDSLLAGAKAMDACTRETNTAKNPAALLSLMWYYATNGVGEKDMVILPYKDRLQLFSKYLQQLIMESLGKETDLDGAVVNQGIAVYGNKGSTDQHAYIQQLREGVHNFFVTFIEVLKDRNEPELEVEPGITAGDYLKGFLLGTRKALHDNGRQSITITVNEVTPHTVGMLIALYERAVGLYASLVNINAYHQPGVEAGKKAASEVLDLQHSVVDYLNDHIGAYFTPDAISEALGNQSNTEQIFKLLEHLAANPSRGIDRNGTGTDSEFGCP; encoded by the coding sequence ATGAGTTGGTCACGTTTTAAGCAGCATTACTATCACAATACGGATCTCGGCCTGGCGCTGGATATCAGTCGTATGGACTTTTCAGACGACTTCTTTGAATCCATGGAGTCGCGCATTCAAAAGGCCTATGCCGACATGGATGCATTGGAAAAAGGCTCCATCGCCAATCCAGACGAAGACCGTATGGTCGGCCACTATTGGCTCCGGGCACCAGAACTGGCTCCTTTTGAGGACATCTCCGAAGAAATCAGTTCTACCTTGGAGAGTATCAAATTCTTTGCAGGAAAAGTTCACGATGGGACCATCGAAGGTCAAACCGGGGCATTTCAAAATTGCCTTGTCATTGGCATTGGCGGTTCTGCCCTTGGACCTCAATTTGTGGCTGAGGCATTGGGCGATCCCGATGGAGACCAATTAGCCCTCTTCTTTTTCGACAATACGGATCCGGATGGCATAGATCGTACCTTAGCCAATCTTGGAACTGAGCTAGGACAAACCCTCTGCGTCGTGATTTCCAAATCAGGTGGCACTCCAGAAACGAGAAACGGCATGCTTGAGGCCCAACGGGCTTACCGGGAAGCAGAATTGGATTTTTCCAAACATGCCATAGCCATTACAGGTGCTGAGTCTAAGCTCGATAAAGTAGCCACAGAAGAAAATTGGATCCAACGATTCCCCATGTGGGATTGGGTGGGTGGCAGAACCAGTGAGCTGGCTGCCGTCGGATTGATTCCAGCAGCGCTGCAAGGCTTGGACATTGATTCTCTCTTGGCTGGTGCAAAAGCCATGGACGCGTGCACACGTGAAACCAATACAGCAAAGAATCCTGCAGCCCTCCTTTCACTCATGTGGTACTATGCAACTAATGGTGTAGGTGAAAAGGATATGGTCATTCTCCCTTACAAAGATCGCCTACAATTGTTTTCAAAATACCTGCAGCAATTGATTATGGAGTCCCTCGGTAAAGAAACCGATCTGGACGGAGCTGTGGTAAATCAAGGAATCGCCGTATACGGCAACAAAGGATCCACAGACCAACACGCCTATATCCAGCAGCTCAGAGAAGGAGTGCACAACTTCTTCGTGACCTTCATTGAAGTCTTAAAAGACCGAAATGAACCTGAGCTTGAAGTCGAGCCGGGTATAACCGCTGGTGATTACTTGAAAGGGTTCTTATTGGGAACTCGAAAGGCACTCCACGACAATGGCCGACAATCCATCACCATTACAGTGAACGAGGTGACACCTCATACCGTCGGCATGCTGATTGCCCTCTATGAACGCGCGGTTGGGCTTTATGCTTCCTTGGTCAATATCAATGCCTACCATCAACCCGGTGTCGAAGCAGGCAAGAAAGCCGCGTCCGAGGTATTAGACCTGCAACATTCAGTTGTTGATTATTTGAATGATCACATCGGAGCCTATTTTACTCCGGATGCCATTTCCGAGGCTCTCGGGAATCAGTCCAACACTGAACAGATCTTTAAGCTACTGGAACACCTCGCAGCCAATCCAAGTCGTGGAATTGATAGAAACGGCACGGGCACTGATTCAGAATTTGGCTGTCCATAA
- the rsmI gene encoding 16S rRNA (cytidine(1402)-2'-O)-methyltransferase yields MSECDGETPLLTPGLYIVATPIGNLGDITQRALDILNSCDLIACEDTRTSGKLLSHFSIKKSLASYHEHNEKKQAVLLADKIEAGQSVALISDAGTPTLSDPGFRVVRECRNRGLLVSPIPGPSAALAALSASGLPSDRFFYRGFLPAKSAARKRFFESIQNADQTHIVFESNHRILKFLDNFLEVLGPNRVMCVARELTKLHETIFTGSAEEVSNNVRARSQKGEFVVLIAPTDFTL; encoded by the coding sequence ATGAGTGAATGCGACGGGGAGACTCCCCTCCTTACTCCTGGACTGTACATAGTTGCCACACCGATTGGCAACTTGGGTGATATCACACAGCGTGCGCTTGATATCCTGAATAGCTGTGACCTGATTGCCTGCGAAGATACGCGCACTTCTGGCAAACTACTTTCACATTTTTCGATTAAGAAAAGCCTGGCCAGTTACCACGAGCACAATGAGAAAAAGCAGGCCGTGCTATTGGCAGACAAAATAGAAGCTGGGCAATCCGTGGCCCTGATATCCGATGCAGGCACTCCAACGCTTAGTGATCCTGGCTTTAGAGTGGTTCGCGAATGCCGCAATAGAGGCCTTCTGGTTTCTCCTATCCCAGGACCTTCCGCTGCGCTAGCCGCCCTATCCGCCTCAGGTCTCCCAAGTGATCGATTTTTTTACCGTGGATTTCTCCCTGCGAAATCGGCCGCAAGAAAACGATTCTTTGAAAGCATTCAAAACGCGGACCAGACACACATCGTGTTCGAATCCAATCACCGCATCTTAAAGTTCCTAGACAACTTCCTGGAAGTCCTTGGACCCAACCGAGTGATGTGCGTTGCTCGTGAGCTTACAAAACTTCACGAGACCATTTTCACAGGTTCAGCTGAAGAAGTATCAAACAATGTCCGGGCTAGATCGCAAAAAGGCGAATTCGTAGTTCTGATCGCTCCAACAGATTTCACTCTCTAA
- a CDS encoding SufE family protein: MATSIEEKRDRIVEEMSLFDDSYERFAYVIEKGKKAETLPDEYKIDAFRIEGCMSNLWLVPEFTDGLCQYRSDSDSPITRGVAHLLCNLYSGHTPEDVLSVDPIFLSEVGITQHLSSNRRNGLSNVTSKILGYAELQKSKSA, translated from the coding sequence ATGGCTACGAGTATTGAGGAAAAACGAGACCGCATCGTGGAGGAAATGTCACTTTTTGACGACTCCTATGAGCGCTTTGCCTATGTGATTGAAAAAGGCAAAAAGGCAGAGACATTACCCGACGAGTATAAGATAGACGCCTTCCGTATCGAGGGATGTATGTCAAACTTGTGGCTGGTTCCGGAGTTTACCGATGGGCTTTGTCAGTATCGTTCTGATTCTGACTCACCGATCACCCGCGGAGTGGCTCACCTACTTTGCAATCTCTATAGCGGCCACACCCCCGAGGATGTCCTGAGCGTGGATCCAATATTCCTATCCGAAGTGGGCATTACCCAGCACTTGTCCAGTAATCGCAGAAATGGTCTGTCGAATGTGACTTCCAAAATCCTCGGATACGCGGAACTTCAAAAATCAAAGTCTGCCTGA